Genomic DNA from Oncorhynchus clarkii lewisi isolate Uvic-CL-2024 chromosome 5, UVic_Ocla_1.0, whole genome shotgun sequence:
ACGAAATCAGGCTATTCTGAGGACAAAATGGAAgggggtgcaattcaatattaggaaggtgttcctaatttttGGTAGACTCTGtgtaaatggagagagagagaaaggcagagagaatgCACgcctgagagaaagagaagagaaagcgCAAGAGAGCCAGGGTCTTGTTGGCAGAGCCAGTCAACTAAGGCTGTGTCCCAGAGCCATATGGAAGCGTTTTGCTTCCCCAGTCATGCCCCGTCGGGTTTAACAAAAGTGGCGGCTAGTCGGCTACCACATGCACTGCTTTTGGGACTcacttcaatatatatatatatatatttttttttttttaaataaactccCGCAAAGAGGCCCCAGGCACTTCATATAGAGACCGGATTTAATCAATAGGAATGGTGACGAGGTGTTGAGCTCAGATCCCTCTCTGGTGAATGCTGTGGAGGTGAGAGGGATTGATATATAGCTATATATAGCTGTATCATGGGGTCGATATACAATAACGGATAATGATGTGGTAAGTATATACCGGTGTTGTAAAAACTGTCCACACCCAACCAAACAGTCCGAGTATTTCTAGAGAATGATTTCCAGGTTTATTACCCTCTCCTTTAATGGACGGGACCAAATTACAGTTCCCTCTTCAATTCCCATCCTGTCATAGTAAATACACATTATGATTTGAGATCTCTCGTGAAAACACCTCAGACTGATTACGTCACTTGATGCGGAGGAAAATGGAATGTTGTCTGGTCGCTTGGCACCTGCGGGAAACAATTGCCTGGCAATATGGTAAAGAAGTTTTGTGTAGATCTGAAAAATATTTTTCCGCGAGATTCCTAATTTTCGCGGTCGTCTCAGACTTGACTTTTAACGTCTCCACCTGAGACCTGCTGGATAGCACCCACGACCATCCTTCAGTTTTATCCCCTGCAGTTGAGCATAAAGGAATTACTCAGCGGGCCAAACAATAAAAATACACTCTTGTGGTCTGAAACAATAtcgcagagagaaagggggaaagaaagagagagagagacagagaggagagattcTTCAACAATGCCCCCTTTGTCCCGGCCCAACACTGTGCTCTACCTACCAGCCTTCTCTTTGACTCTGTGCCAACACAAACCACGGTGCTGGGGTACAGGCCTACAGCCAAACAATCTACGCTTGTGTTTAATATACTACAGTCGGTCTGCATCGGCCTACCTGTCAGTCACATGCACGAGCGCACACACAGCTGACTGGCTGGGCCGGTGCCGAGTCCTTATCCCATTGGGTAATTGAGaggtaacacaacacactgcTAGATAACAGTTTATGATAAGGCTGGTGCTGTGTGGTAATCAGCGGTGGCATTGAGACAAACATGTCACATGCTTTTAAAAACACTATGTTCCCTCCACCGGTAACTGATTTTGGACGACAACCTTGAGGTTACAAAAACTGTCACAGCCGCTTTCTCTGCCCGGCTcgatctgtctgtctgactctctttcAGTCCTGTTTGCTTGCTCGCTCTCACACAGTGTTGGCAGACTGATGTTTGCCTCTACTACAGCGGAGTAAGGCATGTGGTGCGGGTGACAGCATTTCTCTTCCACCTAGCGGGTCCTGGCTGCAGTGGACAGGCTGAGTTCATTGATGTGGGGCCAGTGGCCCGAGGTGAGTGTGTGTTAGCAGCGAGGGGGTTCTGCTTGGCTGAGAGGGTGTCACTAGTCCTCATCAACACCCTAGCATGGTGATTCCTCATGAGACtagaacaacaacaaagaaaGACCATGATTTGGGGGATTTTCACAAAATGTAATTCGTAGAATGGTCCTTTAGAGGAAGGAATGTTGACATATTTGGCATGTGTATCTTAAAGCCTAATTGAGAAAGAATGAATTTAAGTTTTGTGACCACATTTGGAACATTTGTGACATGTTGGCCTTACCCAGGCCTCCTTTAAACATTCCAtgatgtttcatctgtaggtgctacaaagcAAACATTGGCGTCATATGAAGCTTTACCATAATAGGAGTAGCATTTAGACTTCAATAACAATTTTCCTACATGCATTTATGAATGTTGGAAAAACAAACATGAATCGAAAACACCAAATCTTAGATTTGGCAAAAAACAAAATGATATACattgttgaacataatatactCTACGGGCAGATCAACATTCCACAGTGGGATCTCTTCTACTTTTAGAGTTACGATCCAATATGTTAAGCATTAACAACAGCGTGAATGTCAAAATGATCATCCTCTACTGGTGATACTGGATGTGCTATGATTCAAGTAAGaaggagggctgtgattggttacatTGTCTACTATGCCAATTTCTCTGTATAAAAATGGGCCACATCTTTAAAACTAGCAGAGATCCTCACTGGAACATCGATATGCCAATAGAGTCTTTTATGTTCAACAATGTGTAGCTTTTTTTTCTCTAAATCTAATGGCATACGTCTAAATTGCTCATGTTAAATATTCATGTGAATATCTCTCAATGTTAATTAATGGAAGAAAATTGTTATTGAAATGAAAATACTACGCATATTACAGAGCAAGAGGTAAAGCTTCATATGACACCAATGTTTGCTTTGTAGCACCTGCAGACGAAAACATTATGGAATCTTAAGAGATGCATTTTGCAGAAAATCACtatgccatttcctggttgcaaaaattctaacAGTTTGCTTAATTTTagttgtgacaaaacaagcaagtataatgTAGATAATCATTCACTGTACCATCTAAAAAGCTGTGAAATATAATTTCCATAACCAAATATATTGTACTTTCAGCTGGTGTTCAAAACCAAAAGACGCAaaaacttaagaacaggaagcatagaaatagcacacatagaacagattcgccgcttcttagacttgctttcaatgagaatggcagacctataacacacatttctatgttacatattgcagctttaaaaggCGGCCTAGGTCAGGCCAAATGTACCAACTTTAATACATTTTTCCACAATTATGCTATAaagatacaaatgtcaaatatatgtcaacaatccttcctccaaaaGACTCTTCTATGGATTACATTTCTTGAAAATCTTTAAGAATCATGATATTTTTTGTTATATTGTCATGAGGAATCACCCAGCATAAGTACCTCCGACCCTCTGATTCATTCATTCATGGTCACCAAAAGTAATtgccattaaaatgtatttttacaacAATCAGTGTTTAATCAGAGATGGCGTTTGCCATTGTAATTATCTTGTCAAGACTGTACTTAGTTACAGTAGTGAGCGAGGAGTAAGAAGTCATTGTTGAGTTATCAGTGTTGGTATGTAGCCTATGATATAGCCAGTCCATAGGATTAATGATGGCCATTACATCAAAGCAGCTGAATCACACTGCTCTATCTCTACGACGAGGTCCTTTGGTATGTTCAGTCATACTGCATCATCTCAGTTATCACAAGATACCTTCGAAAACCTATCGGAACAGATTGAACAAAAAGCTCTGTCTCTTTTATCACGGATTTCCTTGTGAACTGAACCAACATGTCACCTAGCTGGACATTGAGTTGGGGCTTTTAAAGCAGTAGTATATCCAGTGCATAGACAGACTGAGCTCCCTTGTCCATGCAGTGCTACAACGCCTCCCCATGGCCAGTCTAAAGAATTACAACTACTGTATCACTGATTCGACACCACTTTCTCTTGTACGCTACCGCCACCTGCTGGGCACCAAGTCAGGTTTCTAATCAAAGATGTTGTGGTAAAGACAAAAAGGGGCCTAAACTCAGAACACTGATGAACGATTAACGTAAACGATAACACCGCTATTAGATTAAACAACAATCCCCAATTAAAAAGGTGCATAAATGGCCGCCTGGAATGGATGGCATGTCATTTTAGTGTAATCTACCTGCGGTTGGccctctttcctctgtcctcctcgCTGGGATCGGTACTCTTCTTCTCATCCTCCTTCATCTTTTTCAGCTTCTTAGAGATCCTCTCCCTCATTTCCTGCCTCTCGTCAGAGTCATACTCCTCTTCGTCACCATTCGCATCCCCCTCCGCAGCCTCATCATCCTCACCCtgaaaacgagagagaggagagaaggcgtGAAGAACGCTCAAGAGAAAAGGTGTTCCCCAACAAGTGGAACGGAGTGCATTATACACGTGGTGCATGGTGTGTTGATTGAACAGACCCCATGAAGGTATAAGAGCATACCTCTGCTGCTTCTCCAGCCCCTCCTCTGGCTTTTTTCCTTCAAACACAAGACAAATAGATTCAGAAAAACATGAATAATATATTCATTCATTCACTCTCCAAACAAGATAAGCTGAGGCAGCAGAGCATGGTGTCTCTACGGTATCTTAGTGTTTACTTGTTGACCGCTGGGACAGAGCTCAGCAGAGGATCATCCTTCAGCAGGTCATGACTGCTTTTGCTTTTCCCCTTCAGTGTCTGGATGAAAAGAAACAATGTGTGTAATGTATCTGATTGACACGGATGGCACAAAGATGGCGAGTTTGATTTGAGGCGCAGAATAACAAGACCGCTCATGTTCTAATTACCTGGCTGACTTGAGTTAccatttcctcttcctcctcagctTCCTCTCCAAATGACAACAGACTGAAGTTCCTGACAAAATAAATAGGTCCAGAGTCCGACTGTTCATAACTGCAGTACCACGCTTCCGAGTCAGCAACAGATTGAGAGTGAGGAGCAGAGAAAGTGTGTATAATAGTCAATTAAACACTTACTTTGTTGCTTTGGACTGAGATTTCTTTCCCTCTTTTTTGTCTTCATCCTTTTTGGATTTTTTTCTTTCACGTGGAATGATGTCATCAAAGGGAGAATGTAACACCTGCAGAGAGACATTTGAAAAAACGTAAAGTAACAAGAGTCTGACAGAATTGGTACACGTAAAACAAATGAATGGTCAAAGTGATAAAATATTAGGGTGTGTTGTAAACCTATAACAAGACATACATACCTCAGTGGTTCGTATCTTGTGTGGATTTAAAGGTCTTTCCTCCTGATCACATTCCACTTCGGATAACCTGAGCATGTTGTACACTGTATCACCCGTCACCTGCATTGGGGAAAGGAAGATGAACTTACAGGACAAATGCTGCATACTAAAAGCTTTCCAAACATAAAAGATGCATTGATCTTCTTTTGGCATTTTACCTTTCCAAAGATGGTGTGTTTGTTGTTGAGCTCATCTGCCCGACCCAGGGTGAAGAAGAACTGGCTGCCGTTGTCATGGGGCCCTGCGTTGGCCATGGCAACCAGACCACGTCTGTTGAAACGCAGTCTGGAGTGGAACTCATCCTGGGAACGGGGGACAGAGCCAACAGCAAAACCAGAATCAGCCCCACTGTCACATTGTTAGTGGAAGTCTGAAACCATAGTAATGGGTGAGTTGACAAAGGTTCCATGTAGAAAAGTTGAGTTTATGTCTAGCCTATAATTATTTGGGGGTGACCATGATGCGAGTTAATAAGGTGATGGAGACAGTGAAAGTTAACCTTGAATGGGCGTCCATAGATGGACTCTCCCCCCGTCCCGGATCCTGTGGGATCTCCTCCTTGGACAATGAACTCTGGCACCACTCTATGGAATGGTGTTCCATCATAGTAGCCTGTGGAAGAGAACAGTACACATTTACAATAAGCTGGTGTGCAATGTGAAATGGTGAGTATACTAATGAGGACAGAATTCCGGGTTAACCAAGATTGAGTATACATTATAAGTACATCAGTACTGTTGAGTGACCTTGCATTTTAACCTGCTAGTAGATATAAATCAGGCACCCAGTCCGTACCTTCCATGCATAACTGGACAAAGTTTCTGGCGGCCTTGGGTGCCTCTTTGGACCACAGCTCAATATCGATGTCACCAGCTGAGGTCTTGATCAGAACCTGAGAAGGTAGAAGCATAGCACTTTATACCAAGGCCACACGTCTGCTTGGCAgaacgttagctagccagcttACTGTACTTCGTGCAGACTGTGATCTTCAGAGGAACTAATTACAGGAGCCCTGGCAA
This window encodes:
- the LOC139408860 gene encoding spliceosome-associated protein CWC27 homolog; translated protein: MSNIYIQEPPTNGKVLIKTSAGDIDIELWSKEAPKAARNFVQLCMEGYYDGTPFHRVVPEFIVQGGDPTGSGTGGESIYGRPFKDEFHSRLRFNRRGLVAMANAGPHDNGSQFFFTLGRADELNNKHTIFGKVTGDTVYNMLRLSEVECDQEERPLNPHKIRTTEVLHSPFDDIIPRERKKSKKDEDKKEGKKSQSKATKNFSLLSFGEEAEEEEEMVTQVSQTLKGKSKSSHDLLKDDPLLSSVPAVNKKKARGGAGEAAEGEDDEAAEGDANGDEEEYDSDERQEMRERISKKLKKMKEDEKKSTDPSEEDRGKRANRSDELRQEARQLKKDLLAIKKRREDIANPPKKEEEGEEEKKPGSEAVAEYLEGKKKYEDMRKQKLKKGSSREAQTMALLDRFKSKLSSAITETSEAPEEAPEELAEDDDKGWMAHVLQFDEQTRKVKDANMQDEDTFEISDPRNPVNKRRREESKKIMKEKKAKR